One Cololabis saira isolate AMF1-May2022 chromosome 12, fColSai1.1, whole genome shotgun sequence DNA window includes the following coding sequences:
- the rassf11 gene encoding ras association domain-containing protein 8, with protein MEVKVFVDGIPRVVCGVTEETTCQEVVLALAQARGQPGRYVLREKFKDFERCMVPDEHLLETLEKYGEQAKEVQLTLQHNAPPAQEETGKAKVGRYQPCSPLRRKDAGAKMRRGSGSLILHRQSLPPLSCLRQEAEQKQKDPKRPKRKSLTLMEEARDWLESLGKGKVYSTAGDKEGRKKTDKKNRHSSDLSFVLERDNSSRAAQDKDKSGSKAEVEFQTSCCVGSQGKDKEGKGTRRPYEAKSALSISGFAAAEDEKNALRETVIRQLLCLQDLHLQITQVDKQIQELEQKPRATGSNERVVDGEVEQVRFWENELKSEEGHERDLQAQFLEMRAKAGECKAKLEVYRRKMQGLEFFGGLNAVQDPPETPSKVGTSAAAETKEAGLREPGSDGDRSGSRNGSRKFPPKGDFSPPQALVPPNQTRERRLTGPTELREWWARWSETQNPESQSAAKAVHRSELTIYLRSTKV; from the exons ATGGAGGTGAAGGTGTTTGTGGACGGCATCCCTCGCGTGGTCTGCGGGGTCACGGAGGAAACCACGTGCCAAGAAGTGGTGCTGGCGCTGGCTCAAGCCCGAG GTCAGCCGGGACGGTACGTCCTGCGGGAGAAGTTCAAGGACTTCGAGCGGTGCATGGTGCCGGACGAGCACCTCCTGGAAACGCTGGAGAAGTACGGCGAGCAGGCGAAGGAGGTCCAGCTCACCCTGCAGCACAACGCGCCCCCGGCCCAGGAGGAGACGGGCAAGGCGAAGGTCGGCAGGTACCAGCCCTGCTCGCCGCTCAGACGCAAGGACGCCGGGGCCAAAATGAGGAGAGGCAGCGGCTCGCTGATTCTCCACCGACAAAGCCTGCCGCCGCTGTCGTGCCTGAGGCAGGAGGCTGAGCAGAAGCAGAAGGACCCCAAGAGACCCAAGAGGAAGTCTCTGACCCTCATGGAGGAGGCCAGGGACTGGCTGGAGAGCCTGGGCAAAGGCAAGGTCTACAGCACCGCCGGCGACAAGGAGGGCAGGAAGAAGACGGATAAAAAGAACCGCCACTCCTCGGATTTGTCTTTCGTCCTGGAGAGAGATAACTCGAGTCGCGCGGCTCAAGATAAAGATAAGAGCGGCTCCAAAGCAGAGGTGGAATTTCAAACATCCTGCTGCGTCGGGAGTCAGGGAAAGGACAAAGAGGGCAAGGGCACGAGACGACCCTACGAGGCCAAATCTGCTCTGAGCATCTCGGGCTTCGCTGCAGCGGAGGATGAGAAGAACGCCCTGCGAGAGACCGTCATACGTCAACTGCTCTGCCTGCAAGATCTACACCTCCAGATAACACAGGTGGACAAGCAGATTCAAGAGCTGGAGCAGAAACCGAGGGCCACAGGTTCCAACGAGAGGGTAGTGGACGGAGAGGTGGAGCAGGTAAGGTTTTGGGAAAATGAACTGAAATCGGAGGAAGGTCATGAAAGAGATTTGCAGGCTCAGTTCCTCGAGATGAGGGCGAAGGCCGGCGAGTGCAAGGCCAAGCTGGAGGTGTACAGGCGTAAGATGCAGGGACTTGAGTTTTTCGGTGGTCTGAACGCGGTTCAGGACCCGCCGGAGACGCCGTCCAAGGTTGGTACGAGCGCCGCTGCGGAGACGAAGGAGGCCGGCCTGCGAGAGCCCGGCTCGGACGGGGACAGGAGCGGTTCCAGGAACGGTTCCAGGAAGTTCCCGCCCAAGGGCGACTTCAGCCCTCCGCAGGCCCTGGTTCCTCCCAACCAGACGAGGGAGCGCCGGCTCACGGGGCCCACTGAGCTGAGGGAGTGGTGGGCGCGCTGGTCAGAAACACAGAACCCAGAATCACAGAGCGCTGCGAAGGCCGTGCACCGCTCTGAACTCACCATATACCTGAGGAGCACCAAGGTTTAG